One window from the genome of Candidatus Woesearchaeota archaeon encodes:
- a CDS encoding DUF4346 domain-containing protein, whose product MLTTFLNKLCFYAEAMARSPLKSRVISNWPKTLVVDYHPSYWSQDPKGYFLIEVDHIKKRILVGFLSNKGEPQWKVAGKRPVELYYTILRAGAVSKMEHAAYLGEELAKAYIALTHGLKYVQDEDIDCKSVHVPREKDEALAKL is encoded by the coding sequence ATGCTCACAACATTTTTAAATAAACTTTGCTTCTATGCCGAAGCAATGGCGCGTTCACCTTTGAAAAGCCGAGTCATTTCAAACTGGCCGAAAACACTGGTTGTTGATTACCATCCTTCGTATTGGTCGCAGGACCCGAAGGGGTATTTTCTCATCGAAGTAGACCATATAAAAAAGCGCATTCTCGTAGGGTTTCTGAGCAACAAGGGAGAGCCGCAATGGAAAGTCGCGGGCAAACGGCCTGTCGAGCTCTACTACACCATTCTGCGGGCGGGGGCTGTGAGCAAGATGGAGCACGCCGCGTACTTGGGGGAAGAACTTGCGAAGGCGTACATCGCGCTTACACACGGGCTCAAGTACGTCCAAGACGAGGATATTGACTGCAAGAGCGTTCACGTTCCAAGAGAAAAAGATGAGGCGCTTGCAAAATTATAA